The Flavobacterium marginilacus genome window below encodes:
- a CDS encoding MFS transporter: protein MKTWLDKWEPENDEFWKNTGSKIAWKTLTITTLSLIFSFASWFMMSVIAVKLPGLGFPFSKDQLFWLVAIPGLAAGFLRIIHTFILPIYGTRHVVTVATLLKLIPVVGIGFAVMDTNTPFWVFVLLAITSGFGGGDFSSFMPSTSLFFPKRLKGTALGIQAGIGNFGVSLAQFITPIILSVSIYGTTSVFTSIDVKETKNVLKDSTVEKQNEVFAALDDKSQNKILAAVKKPVLDSVTAVTKSNENFKIFSALPLNEKSKAIANANPKLAEKILNKISPENEAVTHKEIYIQSAAFWYIGFLLVLGVISWFFLKSIPMQASIKEQMDIFKNKHTWFCTITYVMTFGTFAGLSAAFPLMIKFLYGDFPNAPDPLVYAFYGPLIGSASRVCFGFVADKVGGAILTTITGIGILTGAVILVTQGLVSPTSMDQFPMFVAVILAMFFFTGVGNAGTFRQFPIIFSENQRQAAGVIGWTAAIAAFGPFIFSKLIGNNITANGTVNQFFIGLILFTILATSVNWWFYNRKGCEKPS, encoded by the coding sequence ATGAAAACGTGGTTAGACAAATGGGAACCAGAAAACGATGAATTCTGGAAAAATACAGGAAGCAAAATTGCATGGAAAACATTGACAATTACAACTTTGTCATTGATATTTTCTTTCGCCTCATGGTTTATGATGAGCGTAATAGCGGTGAAATTACCAGGGCTGGGTTTTCCTTTTTCTAAAGATCAGCTTTTTTGGCTGGTGGCTATACCAGGTTTGGCTGCAGGTTTCCTAAGGATTATCCACACATTTATCTTGCCAATTTATGGAACAAGACACGTTGTGACCGTAGCTACTTTATTGAAACTCATCCCGGTAGTCGGTATCGGATTTGCGGTGATGGATACCAATACTCCGTTTTGGGTATTTGTTCTTTTGGCTATTACCAGTGGTTTTGGCGGCGGTGATTTTTCATCCTTTATGCCTAGTACCAGTTTGTTTTTTCCAAAAAGATTAAAAGGGACGGCTTTGGGAATCCAAGCGGGAATTGGGAATTTTGGAGTTAGTTTAGCACAGTTTATTACACCGATTATTTTGAGTGTTAGTATTTACGGAACTACTTCGGTATTTACAAGCATCGATGTTAAGGAAACAAAGAATGTTTTAAAAGATTCAACAGTTGAAAAACAAAATGAAGTTTTTGCAGCCTTGGATGACAAATCACAAAATAAAATTCTGGCTGCTGTAAAGAAACCAGTATTAGATTCGGTTACTGCGGTAACGAAATCAAATGAAAATTTCAAGATTTTTTCTGCATTGCCACTCAATGAGAAATCTAAAGCGATTGCCAATGCAAACCCTAAATTGGCCGAAAAAATATTAAACAAAATTAGTCCCGAAAATGAGGCGGTTACGCATAAGGAAATCTACATTCAATCGGCTGCATTCTGGTACATTGGTTTTCTTTTGGTTTTGGGCGTAATCAGCTGGTTCTTTTTGAAAAGCATTCCAATGCAGGCTTCCATAAAAGAACAGATGGATATTTTCAAAAACAAACACACTTGGTTCTGCACCATAACTTATGTGATGACTTTTGGAACATTCGCTGGTCTGTCTGCAGCTTTTCCATTGATGATTAAATTCTTGTATGGTGATTTTCCAAATGCACCAGATCCTTTGGTATATGCTTTTTATGGTCCGCTGATTGGTTCTGCGAGCAGGGTTTGTTTTGGTTTTGTGGCCGATAAAGTAGGAGGGGCTATATTGACAACTATAACCGGAATCGGAATTTTGACTGGTGCAGTTATTTTGGTCACACAAGGATTGGTTTCTCCAACGAGTATGGATCAGTTTCCAATGTTTGTCGCAGTGATACTAGCTATGTTTTTCTTTACAGGAGTTGGAAATGCAGGTACTTTTAGACAGTTTCCTATCATATTTTCAGAGAATCAGCGTCAAGCTGCTGGAGTGATTGGATGGACTGCTGCAATTGCCGCTTTTGGACCTTTTATTTTTTCAAAACTAATTGGAAACAACATTACAGCAAACGGAACTGTAAATCAGTTCTTTATTGGTCTGATTCTTTTCACTATCTTAGCTACTTCTGTAAATTGGTGGTTTTATAACCGCAAAGGATGTGAGAAACCAAGCTAA
- a CDS encoding methylmalonyl-CoA mutase subunit beta has product MAKNLFDDFSPVSAKLWKQKIQFELNGADYNQTLIWNSTEDIKVKPFYDKEDTAKKYSVSTKASQFKICQNIFVFDLDKSIEKALDSISRGAESLRFTIPDSNINIIKLLERLPLEKIAVYFRFRFISIDFVKRIDAFVKEKKAAVYCLLDPIGQLAKDGNWYATQEKNNFETLNIIAKETASLSLISINSGLYQNAGANIVQQIAYSLAHANEYFNRIDTINKPIVFQISVGSNYFFEIAKLRAFRILFKKIAQEYEHKLNCHILVTPSKRNKTIYDYNVNMLRTTTECMSAILGGADAVANLPYDSLYHKDNEFGGRIARNQLLLLKNESYFDKVDNPAEGSYYIESLTNQLAEKALLLFKDIETKGGFLKLLNEGVIKRKIQESADAEQALFDSGKETLLGTNKYPNKNDKMKHDLELFPFVKIKPRKTLITPIIEKRLAEKMEQERLSEE; this is encoded by the coding sequence ATGGCAAAGAATTTATTCGATGATTTCAGTCCGGTTTCAGCAAAACTTTGGAAACAGAAAATTCAGTTTGAACTCAACGGAGCCGATTATAATCAAACCTTAATCTGGAATTCTACTGAAGACATCAAGGTTAAGCCATTTTATGATAAAGAAGATACTGCAAAAAAATATTCGGTTTCAACAAAAGCCTCTCAATTCAAAATCTGCCAAAATATCTTTGTTTTTGATCTTGATAAATCAATTGAAAAAGCTTTGGACTCCATCAGCCGCGGAGCTGAAAGCCTTCGTTTTACAATTCCAGATTCAAACATAAACATCATAAAACTATTGGAAAGACTTCCTTTAGAAAAAATTGCTGTTTACTTTCGTTTCCGATTTATTTCAATCGATTTCGTCAAAAGGATTGATGCTTTTGTAAAAGAAAAAAAAGCAGCTGTCTATTGTCTTTTAGACCCGATTGGCCAATTAGCCAAAGACGGAAATTGGTACGCAACGCAAGAAAAAAATAATTTTGAAACACTAAATATAATTGCCAAAGAAACTGCATCTCTTTCACTTATCAGCATCAACAGTGGTTTGTATCAGAATGCAGGAGCCAATATTGTACAGCAGATTGCATACAGCCTTGCCCATGCTAATGAATATTTTAACAGAATAGATACCATTAACAAACCTATTGTTTTTCAAATTTCAGTAGGAAGCAATTATTTCTTTGAAATTGCAAAACTTCGGGCATTCCGAATACTGTTTAAAAAAATAGCTCAAGAATATGAGCACAAATTAAACTGTCATATTCTTGTCACTCCATCTAAGCGCAATAAAACCATTTACGATTATAATGTCAATATGCTTCGTACAACGACGGAATGCATGAGTGCAATTCTTGGCGGAGCCGATGCAGTTGCCAATCTGCCGTATGATTCATTATATCACAAAGACAATGAATTTGGCGGCAGAATTGCAAGAAATCAACTGCTGCTTTTAAAAAATGAAAGTTATTTTGACAAAGTAGATAATCCTGCGGAGGGCAGTTATTATATCGAAAGTTTAACGAATCAATTAGCAGAAAAAGCATTATTATTATTTAAAGATATTGAAACTAAAGGCGGTTTCCTAAAGCTATTGAACGAAGGTGTAATCAAAAGAAAAATACAAGAAAGTGCTGATGCAGAACAAGCTCTCTTTGATTCCGGCAAAGAAACATTATTGGGAACCAATAAATATCCTAACAAGAATGACAAAATGAAACACGATTTAGAATTGTTTCCTTTTGTAAAAATCAAACCCCGAAAAACATTGATTACACCTATCATTGAAAAACGATTGGCAGAAAAAATGGAACAGGAAAGGCTTTCGGAAGAGTAA
- a CDS encoding MFS transporter, with translation MKNKTYNTKALLIATGLSIFMIALVFYGSRKLQNFDAALVTYLFGTVFAFFGIVYRYTVWLQRPPTWIYFKRGITYLVTGKVFSHFWFATKESVENIAFQKFIYPRGKYRWVAHFMIAVGCTSAFLITIPLTFGWINFAMAPNSISVYEAYFFGFKVMDFNLDSITAFLTFHALNWSSYLVIFGSLYYLRRRLTNPGLIATQSFEGDLLPLILLIAISVTGLGLTYSYQFMKGFAFDFLAVLHAVTVIMFLIWIPFGKFFHIIQRPAQIGAHIYKKQGMKMGMAVCPHTGEEFATKLHIQDLKTVTEELGFDFTHEDGTSHLDLSPEGKRSRLAMAHLKARQQGGNLFG, from the coding sequence ATGAAAAACAAAACCTATAACACCAAAGCTTTACTGATTGCAACCGGGCTCTCGATCTTTATGATTGCCCTAGTGTTTTATGGGTCAAGAAAACTGCAGAATTTTGACGCAGCATTGGTAACTTATTTATTTGGGACGGTGTTTGCTTTCTTTGGGATTGTATATCGCTATACTGTTTGGCTACAACGGCCACCGACTTGGATTTACTTTAAAAGAGGAATTACATATTTGGTGACCGGAAAAGTGTTTTCGCATTTTTGGTTTGCCACCAAAGAATCGGTGGAGAATATTGCGTTTCAGAAGTTTATTTATCCAAGGGGAAAATACCGCTGGGTGGCGCATTTTATGATTGCTGTGGGCTGTACTTCGGCATTTTTGATTACGATACCGCTTACTTTTGGGTGGATTAATTTTGCGATGGCCCCGAATTCCATTTCGGTGTATGAAGCGTATTTTTTCGGGTTTAAGGTGATGGATTTCAATTTGGATTCGATTACCGCTTTTTTGACCTTTCATGCGTTGAACTGGTCTTCGTATTTGGTTATTTTTGGATCATTATATTATTTAAGAAGACGTTTGACAAACCCTGGATTGATTGCCACTCAGTCTTTTGAAGGAGATTTGTTACCGCTTATTTTATTGATAGCCATTTCGGTTACGGGATTGGGATTGACGTATTCGTATCAGTTCATGAAAGGTTTTGCTTTTGATTTCCTGGCGGTTTTGCATGCGGTTACGGTGATAATGTTCTTGATTTGGATTCCGTTCGGGAAGTTTTTCCATATCATTCAGCGTCCGGCTCAAATCGGGGCTCATATTTACAAGAAACAGGGAATGAAAATGGGTATGGCGGTTTGTCCGCATACGGGCGAGGAGTTTGCCACTAAACTGCACATTCAGGATTTGAAAACGGTTACGGAAGAATTGGGTTTTGATTTTACCCACGAAGACGGAACATCGCATTTGGATTTGAGCCCTGAAGGGAAAAGATCCCGACTGGCAATGGCGCATTTGAAAGCAAGACAGCAGGGGGGGAATTTGTTTGGATAA
- a CDS encoding FtsB family cell division protein has protein sequence MKNPFKNSYWFKILSNKYVWVSLSFLVWMVFLDNYSYFEHRFLNKQIDELEDNATYYEGEIKKDEEKIKQLKNPLQIEKYAREKYYMKKDSEDIYIIQFDSDTVKKK, from the coding sequence ATGAAAAACCCTTTTAAAAACAGCTATTGGTTTAAAATTTTAAGCAACAAATACGTTTGGGTCTCGTTATCATTTTTAGTCTGGATGGTTTTTCTAGATAATTACTCTTATTTTGAACATCGATTTTTAAATAAACAAATTGATGAACTCGAAGATAATGCAACTTATTATGAGGGAGAAATCAAGAAAGATGAAGAAAAAATCAAACAGTTAAAAAATCCTTTGCAGATAGAGAAATATGCCCGTGAAAAATACTATATGAAAAAAGATAGTGAAGACATTTATATCATTCAATTTGATAGTGATACTGTTAAAAAAAAATAA
- the udk gene encoding uridine kinase — protein MLIIGIAGGTGSGKTTVVHQIMNELPEAEVGIISQDSYYKETHDLSYEDRSNINFDHPRAIDFELLVAHLKELKAGNIINQPVYSFVQHNRTDDVVITHPRKVMIVEGILILTNPELRKLFDIKIYVHADSDERLIRRLKRDIAERGRDMNEVLNRYQHTLKPMHEQFIEPTKAFADIIIPNDRFNTVAIDVVRAVINQRIL, from the coding sequence ATGCTCATTATAGGAATCGCAGGAGGAACGGGGTCAGGAAAAACAACAGTAGTACATCAAATCATGAATGAACTGCCAGAAGCTGAAGTGGGGATTATATCTCAGGACTCCTACTATAAAGAGACACATGATTTAAGTTATGAGGATCGTTCTAACATCAATTTTGATCACCCAAGAGCTATTGATTTTGAATTATTAGTAGCCCATCTCAAAGAATTAAAAGCAGGAAACATCATAAACCAGCCGGTCTATTCTTTTGTACAGCACAACAGAACTGATGATGTTGTAATTACTCACCCACGAAAAGTAATGATTGTAGAAGGAATTCTAATTCTGACAAACCCTGAATTGAGAAAGCTTTTTGACATTAAGATATATGTACATGCCGATTCGGATGAACGCTTAATCCGACGTTTAAAAAGAGATATTGCCGAGCGCGGAAGAGACATGAATGAAGTTCTAAACCGCTACCAGCATACCTTAAAACCAATGCATGAGCAATTCATAGAACCGACAAAAGCTTTTGCTGACATAATTATTCCAAATGACAGATTTAATACTGTAGCAATCGACGTAGTCCGCGCAGTAATTAATCAGCGTATTTTATAA